The Theileria annulata chromosome 2, complete sequence, *** SEQUENCING IN PROGRESS *** genomic sequence AAATCAACTTTACATGcatactatatatatataattaagattaagaaattattatatattaagaTTAAGAAATTATAAGTCTGTTTGTTTCCTCTTGTATCTTTTACAAATGTCGATTTTGACTTCAGTCAAAGATGAGACTGTCTCGTTTGGACAGTGCCTCAAACAGCTATTTTCCAACAAATTCTGATTATATAGATTAAAACGTTGACACTTACGCTCATACAATCGCAATCAGTCATACAATTCTTAACCAAATCGTCTAATGATTTGAAACCACAGCCCAGAAGGCAATTGTAATCTGAAAAAATCTTTATTGTTCATATTCTCACCATCTTCTTCTCCTTCTTCTGTGGGTTCTTCTGACCCCTTTTCCTTGAACTCGGTGGTCAAATCAACTCCGAGTGATTTGTAAAAAGAAGTTTCCTCAGGTGCTAAAcacaataaaaatttgtttaaatacGAGCTGCAAGTTTCTGGTGGCCCCAATCTAGTACGTCCAAAAATGATTGTTTTGtgaatttgtatatatcGTTTATATCATGGGTTTTCCCCAGTTGATAGATAGAAACTGAAAGATCATTTAAGGGTAAAATCTCACCTCCAATTAGGATTGAGCAAAGTAATCTACATGCCATCATTGTTAGGTTATCTTTTCGGTATGTAAAGGAGTATAGTGGCTTGAATGAGTCTACAACTCCAAGATCTTCGTCGAAGAGGTTCGGGAAAAGCCAGAAATCGTATCCGCAGAACCACATGATCAGGAAAAGGATTAATCTTAGGATTATTGACGCCATCTAAGTCAGGTTGAAAAACTAAGTTAATTACCAGAAATGTTAGTAGTACAACTGATATATACCACATTGAGAGCTTTAAATACAGTGGCCACGCTTGGAACATACACATTGCctagaaatattatttagtgtTAAACTCACGATGATTCCGAAAATTATTCCAcataatttcaaataattccACTTTTGGCTCCCTTCGTATGAGATGATATAGAATCCTACAGTATCAAATCTTTGTTTTTGTGTTCTGATTAATCTTTTTGGCCACATTGGTCTCTTGTCTACATCAAGCTTGAAAATCTACTTAAACAAACATGATCCTGTTTCAGACTTTTCTAGTGTTCCTTCAAGCTAAAAATTcttgttttattatcacAACTTACTGGTTGATACTGTGCGCGATACATGAATCCATTTTCAATAAGGTTATCCACAAAATTTGATACATCTTGGTTATCTTCCAATTTCGAGTTTTGAAAAAAGCTCGGACACTATTAAACTTTAGGAATCTTAATGAATACCTTATTATATACAAGTTCTTTGTTATTCATTAGCCATTTTAATATCTCATCACCTCTCGTGAATTGAACTGCTCTTTTCCCGACCTAAATTAAGTCAGTTAGATGATTAATATCCTTAATgaatgtttaaaatttatctttatacCTCTGCTGCTGATTTAACTTTGACTCCTCCCTTAAGCATTACATCCATGAGAGATGAGAGTTCGTTGTTAGTTTTATAGTCCTTCTATAAAACATATAAGTTAAAGgaataaatatgattatttaatcGATTAAATTACGTTCTTTTTAGACATATTAACGAATCAATGAATACAAGTGCTGATAATGACTATCAAAGATCAcataattatcaaatttatataaaacattaaCGATTATCAATTGagaatatttgttattatgaattaaaatatgaattaaattaagAATTTTTTTTCTATCAACCTCACTATTGGAAATGgatataatttgtaatttaattttccaaaattaaaattacccATTTTTCAtccattattttaaaataaaatgtatttgtattttatttgtataatatcTAAATCTATCAAGCCGTTTCCATCGCattgtaattttaacacatttaaatatgaaaatcCCCAGGGATATTGTTTTCCAAGTAGTTCGAGGTTTTAGAGGCAGAACTAAAGGCTGTCTAAAACTTGCTTCAGTTCGTGCCGCCAAAGCTTTAAACTACTCCTTCCACTCCAGGAGAAAACGACACAGCCAAATCCGGGTAtggaattttattaattatttactcTAGGCTCATTGGATTTCCACTATAAACCGCGCATCTAGAGAATGGTGGGTAATATACTCAAGATTTATCGGATCCTTAAGCAGAGTTAACTGCTCATTATCCAAAAAGTCGCTGTTCATCCTAGCACTGAACGAGCCAGTTAGTTTCAAATGTCTGGTTGACGaatcaaaatatttacTTAACGAAGTAGTAGAGAAAAGAAGAGATATATCTAACatatagaataatttagatGTGGATAAgagaatatatataagaTTAAACCATTATAAATCAAATGGATTTTACAAAGTAAAAATTACTCTTTTTTCGAGTATACTTCATTTAGTTAAAGCGGAtttaattgaatttatttattcaagCTCTTCCTCCTAACGCTTTCTTCAATTATGTTAGAGATTGACTCATTTAGGGATATATCCTCCCTATCACAAATACGAATAAGAAAACCGTTGTGCATAACCCATACGGAAGTGCATAAAACAAGCGCGTTGGCATCATGTGCAGTTACGAAAGTAGTGCAATGACAGAAATGATCCTTCAGAAGTTCGTAAATCGGAATACCAATTTCTTTGTCAAGTGACTCCTCCTGGCCATCATTTTCAGAACAGTTTTCAGATGGTGGCTCGTCAACGAGtataattctataaaaCTTCTTGTATAAAACTAGCCTCGCAAAGGACAGGGTCCTCAGTTGGCTGCTGGATAAAATCATACCACTATCAGCATAGTAGTTTTTAAGGTCATTGGCAGTCAAAGACCTCCTGTAGGTACTGGGTCGTTTTTTACTCACAACCTgttctttatttttaacacTAGTTTTAGTAAGATTGAATGATTCCTTGATAATAACAGTGTCAAGCTTTAAGTTTCCTGGTAGGCGATTAACAAACTCAAGAAGACCACAATTGTCCAGAGcttcattaatttcatcatcacTAAACAGTTTCCTTGGATCCAAGAACCTTCTGATGGTCCAACCTTTGAAAACAAATGGTAGTTGGGGTAGAACACCGATAATCTGACCCAAAACATGCTTGGGAATGTCTTTTAAATCAACGCCATCCAACAATACTTGACCTGTTCTGTTGGATGCACTGTTCTGAATGACAGACAGTAGAGTAGTTTTACCTGATCCAGTTCTCCCAATGATACCAATGATGTCCGAAGCTGAAGCAGAGGCGTTTATGTCTTTCAAAATGTGGTTAGGAATCCTGGAATTGGGCTCAGAAGCATCAACAAACAACTTTCTAATTTCCAAACCCGAATGATTAATTGGAAGGAACTTTGAAATATCCAACACAACTATTTTGGGAGgatgtaaaataatgtCAAGTGAAGGACAACAAGACTTATTGCGCTTATATTCCTTAATCCTTCTCTTgaaaatagaaaatttaaactcGTTGTTGAGCTTCATGTCGACAGAATCCTTAGAATACTTAATAATGAAATCTTCCTTCCTAAGATTACGCTTCTTTTCAAACCTACACTTTGTATTTAAAGGCACAAAACTCTCAAACCGTTTCATTGAACACATTAAAACCTCAAGCCTTCCAAAGGACATCATAAAGTTGGTAAAAGCGTAACTGACAATCATACTAATTGAAATCGCCAAGCCGTAAATACCAACTTGGAGTTTGACCTCGAAGAACCTGAACCTTATTAAAGGTATTAACAAAACAAGGTTTATTAACGAAAACAACCCTTTGGATATTATCGAAGACCTGGTCAGAACTGATTTATTCAGAAACAAACAACGCATATAGTAGTCGGTGTGCTCTATGATATCGTCCATAAACTTCCACTCTTTCTTGAAACACCTGTGAGCCTCGGAGCCTGAAATAGCGTTCTCGCAAACCGAGTTGATATGAGCTGTAGACTCTAGAGATGAGAGCTGAAGGTTCTTGGAAGCGTTAACATAACGTATAAAAATGAACCTGATTATGACAAAAACGACAAACACAATAACGGGAGTAGACAGCGGAATCAAGTAGCACAATGTTAAAACGTGGATAAAGGACTCAACCAGTGAGACGAGTGCTGTTGACATGGCATATCCGATACTTTCATCAATTTGAAAAATGTCCGATGACAAGTATGTTATCAGCTGGCTGATTTTCCTTTTTATCTTAACAACTGAGGAGCTGTTTGTAAATATTGAATTAATGCAATACTCGTGGATTTTCCTAGATGATTTCACGCAAGAAATCACCAAAAAGATGTTCCCAGCAAAGCATACTACAATCACACAAATTGTGAATAGACTTATTGCCTTCAGTGACTTATCGCTATGTGTCTGAATATCTACAAATCTATTCATCATTTCGTACGGTGAACCTTTAAATTCAACTCGTTCCCTAATATAGTCTGCCAACTCTGATGCGAATATGAACTTTATATTATCCATGATTGTGGCTGCAAGGGTCAGAGTAAGGAAAAATACAAAGAACGCACCTGCCGCTGAAAAGTAAATCATATAGGGTTTAAATCCAGTGGTTGAAGTCGAATTGATAGTTGACTCAGTTCTGTTATAGCTGGTTATTGTTAAGTTATGCCTATTCCCACTATCATAGTTTTCTTCACACGCCTTTTCAATCAAGTGTCTGAATGAGAAAAGTGTAGGGTCAGACTCAGAGTCTATTGGCGATTTAGTAGTCTTAGTTATATTGGATGCCGACTTGTCAAATGAATCATTTACAATTTCAGCATATGACATAAGGTCGTGGTACAGTGTCATGGTGAgattataaatattgtatattgGGATATTCGGAAACGCTTTTAGCCCCGAAGTTCTAATACATTTATCAATTTCCAACAATGACGATGACATTATAACAGACAGGTCGTCTTTAACAAGCAAACCGTTCCTCAGGTTGAACAAGTTGTTGAATACAGTTCTAGATACATAGGGATCTAGCCCATGGAATGGTGAATCCAAACACATTAGGAAGGTGCACTGGTTTCTACTATACTGCTTGTTAACCTTACTGAATACGAGATAGGCGTATATAGCTCTCGCCATTTCCATCCTAACCCTCTGACCTCCACTTAGACAATAGGCGTAATTAGATACTACTCTTAAATCGCCTTTATCCCATGATGATATGTCAGTCTCCAGTTCAACTGCTTTTAGAACATCATTATATAAGACCTCATCAAACCTATGCCCGAAGGTTATATTTGATCTAATGGTTCCTTGTTGAAGCCATATATCTTGTGACGCATAGAATATAGGCATTGATGT encodes the following:
- a CDS encoding translocation protein (SEC62 homologue), putative (all_bases.C.cand.321 - translocation protein sec62, putative;~2 probable transmembrane helices predicted for TA12935 by TMHMM2.0 at aa 177-199 and 224-246) produces the protein MSKKNKDYKTNNELSSLMDVMLKGGVKVKSAAEVGKRAVQFTRGDEILKWLMNNKELVYNKCPSFFQNSKLEDNQDVSNFVDNLIENGFMYRAQYQPLEGTLEKSETGSYKRPMWPKRLIRTQKQRFDTVGFYIISYEGSQKWNYLKLCGIIFGIIVSNVYVPSVATVFKALNVMASIILRLILFLIMWFCGYDFWLFPNLFDEDLGVVDSFKPLYSFTYRKDNLTMMACRLLCSILIGVSIYQLGKTHDINDIYKFTKQSFLDVLDWGHQKLAAPPEETSFYKSLGVDLTTEFKEKGSEEPTEEGEEDDYNCLLGCGFKSLDDLVKNCMTDCDCMSNLLENSCLRHCPNETVSSLTEVKIDICKRYKRKQTDL
- a CDS encoding ribosomal protein L20, putative (all_bases.cand.1491 - ribosomal protein l20), whose product is MKIPRDIVFQVVRGFRGRTKGCLKLASVRAAKALNYSFHSRRKRHSQIRAHWISTINRASREWWVIYSRFIGSLSRVNCSLSKKSLFILALNEPVSFKCLVDESKYLLNEVVEKRRDISNI
- a CDS encoding (subtelomeric) ABC-transporter family member, putative (12 probable transmembrane helices predicted for TA12925 by TMHMM2.0 at aa 154-176, 189-207, 212-234, 296-318, 333-355, 407-429, 449-471, 856-878, 923-945, 1016-1038, 1108-1130 and 1137-1159), which encodes MQSVSFDSSFEICTVDDDEYSSFGEHKQGQPASVRDHLFWESRLYHKSYFNREKDNNKFKYYDSSNIFIFLLFNWVGKWCRFVSLDYVKPYKLHPLPVKDQILYWQPIFSKRVSDGIVRLESKKSKKKKKNSRPYKSILLRALFLTFFKRTFFGLFGIMAINVFSMSIAIVVNIYLRKLIKEKFDFTKCSLFVLAITSMQFIDGFCFDHLLFYMYRLVHIVHYCVSITVFQHGLCYRRSFFNNVKGANVLNVCNSVLHSCSPDSKCSENPLYCPARRFQNSDITPRMFSYEFIDSYYISLFFDSLISIIQFLTNCIYGFLLIKFYISLRIFLLSMAVVVFISSTLILEVINTIILKYIYSFKDYRITQCRDIICSFFIIVKMSMESIAHNIITETRNAELSLIVLRLFLSFANKIFFTLSVAMMFLFILNDFVDDLKKTNDMSEINAVGILTMLYILLKIIFSISLFPYGVKQMFTSIISLSRIGEFIVNCSPNFYICDNKFTGSTEMSTDLVNSAGELDKDVVVLYKDASFTWVHNRKDLESLKFQPYLKNINFQLKRGEIAIITGPQGCGKSNFIKSVLGEMTLIEGSMAVVPLHTSMPIFYASQDIWLQQGTIRSNITFGHRFDEVLYNDVLKAVELETDISSWDKGDLRVVSNYAYCLSGGQRVRMEMARAIYAYLVFSKVNKQYSRNQCTFLMCLDSPFHGLDPYVSRTVFNNLFNLRNGLLVKDDLSVIMSSSLLEIDKCIRTSGLKAFPNIPIYNIYNLTMTLYHDLMSYAEIVNDSFDKSASNITKTTKSPIDSESDPTLFSFRHLIEKACEENYDSGNRHNLTITSYNRTESTINSTSTTGFKPYMIYFSAAGAFFVFFLTLTLAATIMDNIKFIFASELADYIRERVEFKGSPYEMMNRFVDIQTHSDKSLKAISLFTICVIVVCFAGNIFLVISCVKSSRKIHEYCINSIFTNSSSVVKIKRKISQLITYLSSDIFQIDESIGYAMSTALVSLVESFIHVLTLCYLIPLSTPVIVFVVFVIIRFIFIRYVNASKNLQLSSLESTAHINSVCENAISGSEAHRCFKKEWKFMDDIIEHTDYYMRCLFLNKSVLTRSSIISKGLFSLINLVLLIPLIRFRFFEVKLQVGIYGLAISISMIVSYAFTNFMMSFGRLEVLMCSMKRFESFVPLNTKCRFEKKRNLRKEDFIIKYSKDSVDMKLNNEFKFSIFKRRIKEYKRNKSCCPSLDIILHPPKIVVLDISKFLPINHSGLEIRKLFVDASEPNSRIPNHILKDINASASASDIIGIIGRTGSGKTTLLSVIQNSASNRTGQVLLDGVDLKDIPKHVLGQIIGVLPQLPFVFKGWTIRRFLDPRKLFSDDEINEALDNCGLLEFVNRLPGNLKLDTVIIKESFNLTKTSVKNKEQVVSKKRPSTYRRSLTANDLKNYYADSGMILSSSQLRTLSFARLVLYKKFYRIILVDEPPSENCSENDGQEESLDKEIGIPIYELLKDHFCHCTTFVTAHDANALVLCTSVWVMHNGFLIRICDREDISLNESISNIIEESVRRKSLNK